The following are encoded together in the Candidatus Thorarchaeota archaeon genome:
- a CDS encoding methyltransferase domain-containing protein, protein MPEARSRFETPLQEVTVERVSKQGLIIDIGGGGEGIVSRVEGTRVCAVDIRLDEILEARIHGSEPQWIVADAEYLPFKDESFAISTLWFSLCYMRSWYKKHAVLKEVWRVLQEGATVSVLASKIDCTEDVFVINIHYTLPDGTVSQVGYGVHGNQDQNPTTVTDMMSRSGFTVVLSEEHEHWFRLEVVKLGAPKTLKKTRNA, encoded by the coding sequence GGTCGAGATTTGAAACACCACTACAAGAGGTCACCGTGGAGAGAGTCTCGAAACAGGGCCTAATCATAGACATTGGGGGTGGCGGGGAAGGCATCGTGTCAAGGGTCGAGGGCACGAGAGTCTGTGCAGTAGACATACGTCTGGATGAGATACTCGAAGCACGAATACATGGCTCCGAGCCACAGTGGATAGTGGCAGACGCGGAGTATCTGCCATTCAAAGACGAGTCCTTTGCCATATCGACACTCTGGTTCTCTCTGTGCTATATGCGCTCATGGTACAAGAAACACGCAGTGTTGAAGGAGGTGTGGAGAGTGCTGCAGGAGGGCGCGACAGTCTCAGTACTTGCATCCAAGATTGACTGCACGGAGGATGTCTTTGTCATCAACATACACTATACGCTCCCTGATGGCACGGTCTCACAGGTCGGCTATGGGGTGCACGGAAACCAGGACCAGAATCCCACTACTGTGACTGACATGATGAGTAGGTCTGGCTTTACAGTCGTACTAAGCGAGGAACATGAACACTGGTTCAGGTTGGAGGTAGTCAAACTCGGCGCTCCCAAAACCTTAAAGAAGACACGGAATGCCTGA